From Rutidosis leptorrhynchoides isolate AG116_Rl617_1_P2 chromosome 3, CSIRO_AGI_Rlap_v1, whole genome shotgun sequence, a single genomic window includes:
- the LOC139897167 gene encoding CAAX prenyl protease 1 homolog produces the protein MAFPYMEAVVGFMILMYIFETYLDLRQHAALKLPTLPKTLEGVISQEKFEKSRAYSIDKSNFHFIHEFVTIVMDSAILLFGVLPWFWNKSGDILESVGLDVESEIYHTLAFLAGVMIWSQITDLPFSLYSTFVIEERHGFNKQTFWLFIRDMIKGMILAVIIGPPVVAAIILIVQKGGPYLAIYLWGFMFVLSLVMMTIYPVLIAPLFNKFTPLPDGELRTKIETLASSLNFPLKKLFVVDGSTRSSHSNAYMYGFFKNKRIVLYDTLIQQCKNNVEEVVAVIAHELGHWKLNHTMYSFIAVQVLTLLQFGGYTLVKNSKDLFRSFGFDTQPVLIGLILFQHTIIPIQHLVSFGLNLVSRAFEFQADAFAKKLGYSKPLRDGLVKLQEENLSAMNTDPWYSTYHYSHPPLVERLAAIDDEADNKKTD, from the exons ATGGCGTTTCCCTACATGGAAGCTGTTGTCG GATTCATGATATTGATGTACATTTTTGAGACGTATTTGGATTTGCGACAACATGCTGCCCTAAAGCTACCAACCCTTCCTAAAACTTTGGAAGGGGTGATTAGTCAAGAGAAGTTTGAAAAATCTAGAGCTTATAGTATCGATAAAAG TAATTTTCACTTCATTCATGAATTTGTGACAATAGTAATGGACTCTGCTATTTTGCTGTTTGGTGTATTGCCTTGGTTTTGGAAT AAATCAGGTGATATTTTGGAATCCGTTGGCCTTGATGTAGAGAGTGAAATATATCATACACTCGCGTTCCTAGCCGGTGTCATGATTTGGTCTCAG ATTACAGACTTGCCATTTTCTCTATATTCAACTTTTGTGATTGAAGAGCGTCATGGTTTTAACAAG CAAACGTTCTGGCTTTTCATTCGAGACATGATTAAAGGCATGATCTTGGCTGTAATAATAGGCCCACCCGTTGTGGCTGCCATCATTCTAATAGTTCAG AAAGGTGGTCCCTACCTGGCTATTTATCTTTGGGGGTTTATGTTTGTTTTGTCTCTCGTGATGATGACAATTTACCCAGTTTTAATCGCACCCCTTTTTAACAAATTTACACCG CTACCAGACGGCGAGCTTAGGACAAAAATCGAGACCCTTGCTTCGTCTCTCAATTTTCCTCTGAAGAAGTTGTTTGTCGTGGATGGATCTACAAGGTCAAGCCATAGCAAT GCATACATGTACGGGTTTTTTAAAAACAAGCGCATTGTTCTATATGATACACTGATCCAGCAG TGCAAGAATAATGTGGAAGAAGTTGTTGCAGTAATTGCTCATGAACTTGGTCACTGGAAACTCAATCACACAATGTACTCCTTTATTGCTGTTCAG GTTCTTACGCTTTTGCAGTTTGGAGGTTATACCCTTGTAAAGAACTCAAAGGACCTATTCCGTAGTTTTGGATTTGATACTCAACCGGTTCTCATCGGGCTCATCTTATTTCAG CACACTATAATACCTATCCAGCATCTTGTCAGCTTTGGCCTCAACCTTGTTAGTCGTGCTTTTGAGTTTCAG GCTGATGCTTTTGCAAAGAAGCTTGGTTATTCTAAACCACTGCGAGATGGTCTAGTTAAGCTACAg GAGGAGAATCTGTCAGCAATGAACACGGATCCATGGTACTCCACGTATCACTATTCTCACCCTCCTCTGGTTGAAAGATTAGCTGCCATTGATGATGAAGCTGATAATAAGAAGACAGATTGA